Proteins encoded by one window of Bacillus rossius redtenbacheri isolate Brsri chromosome 3, Brsri_v3, whole genome shotgun sequence:
- the LOC134530355 gene encoding N-alpha-acetyltransferase 60, whose translation MAGINWYAGYPISQSCMTKPVPLCGLSNLQLRFLCPSDLEEVRALCQDWFPIDYPYSWYEDITSNPRFYSLAAVYNGIIIGLIVAEIKSYFKLNSEDRGILSQSFSKQAEVGYILSLGVSKEHRRNGIASLLLDNLIAHLTAVERADCKALFLHVLTTNSAAIHFYEHRNFRLHSFLPYYYSIKGKCKDGFTYVLYINGGHPPWGIYDYLKHYCGVAYRADPCSMPAWLWRKLQAAMHWVWPGMRRIAVHNTSAVVSYCS comes from the exons ATGGCTGGTATTAATTG GTATGCTGGATATCCGATAAGTCAGTCCTGCATGACTAAGCCAGTACCCCTGTGTGGCTTAAGCAACCTCCAGCTAAGGTTTTTGTGCCCGTCTGACTTAGAGGAG GTACGGGCTTTATGTCAAGATTGGTTTCCTATCGACTACCCATACTCATGGTATGAAGACATCACTTCCAATCCTCGATTTTATTCACTTGCTGCTGTTTACAATGGAATTATCATTGGCTTAATAGTTGCAGAAATAAAGTCATATTTCAAACTTAACAGCGAG GACCGAGGCATCCTTTCGCAGTCGTTCAGCAAGCAGGCAGAGGTGGGCTACATCCTGAGCCTGGGCGTGAGCAAGGAGCATCGTCGCAATGGCATCGCCTCGCTGTTGCTCGACAACCTCATCGCGCACCTCACGGCCGTGGAGCGCGCCGACTGCAAGGCCCTGTTCCTGCACGTGCTCACCACCAACTCTGCCGCCATCCACTTCTACGAGCACCGCAACTTCAG GTTACATTCCTTCCTGCCATATTACTACTCAATCAAAGGAAAATGCAAAGATGGCTTCACCTACGTGCTATACATCAATGGAGGCCACCCACCGTGGGGCATATA TGACTACCTGAAGCACTACTGCGGGGTGGCGTACCGCGCGGACCCCTGCTCCATGCCCGCGTGGCTGTGGCGCAAGCTGCAGGCTGCGATGCACTGGGTGTGGCCCGGCATGCGGCGCATAGCGGTGCACAACACCAGCGCCGTCGTCTCCTACTGCAGTTAG